One genomic window of Camelina sativa cultivar DH55 chromosome 5, Cs, whole genome shotgun sequence includes the following:
- the LOC104789691 gene encoding uncharacterized protein LOC104789691, which translates to MVLAEQKVTISYMKAWNTKELAMNAARGNEEEGYRFLATYLHLVESTNPGTIHDIKTSVDKKGNTKFKYLFFAFGASISGFQYLTKVIVIDGTTMKGKYKGCLVAASGQDGNMQIFPLAFGVVEVENDSGWVWFFKHLQKFFPDEEDLVFVSDRHASIYSALGKVYPLAHHVASSAHLFRNVKHKFHCGGLAKMGSKAARAYTIGDFEYWWKEREDRKSACAAYLRDIGLLHWTLSHFSGNRYNVMSSNISESLKAAMVRAVDYPIVSMVEFIRAMLMQWFHCRRTKACQTKTKCTPEIEDMLIDHLEESVDCAVFSASEWIYQVNDGIGCTFTVDLENKTCTCRVFDILKIPCCHALAASQVQGVDKYSLVNASYFVGPWLSKYKGIIMPVPNEKDTDILETCTEVDVNPPNTKRAGGRPRKRRIPS; encoded by the coding sequence ATGGTGCTGGCAGAGCAAAAGGTAACAATTTCCTATATGAAAGCATGGAACACAAAGGAATTGGCCATGAATGCTGCCCGAGGTAACGAAGAAGAAGGTTATCGTTTTTTGGCAACGTATCTGCATTTGGTAGAGTCGACGAATCCAGGGACGATCCACGATATTAAGACATCAGTTGATAAAAAAGGGAATACTAagtttaaatacttattttttgCGTTTGGTGCCTCCATCAGTGGGTTTCAGTATTTGACAAAAGTTATTGTAATCGATGGTACAACTATGAAAGGTAAATACAAAGGATGTCTTGTTGCGGCCAGTGGCCAAGATGGGAATATGCAGATATTCCCACTCGCTTTTGGAGTAGTCGAAGTAGAGAATGACAGTGGTTGGGTAtggttttttaaacatttacaaaaattttTCCCCGATGAAgaagatttggtttttgtgtcaGACAGGCATGCATCCATTTACTCAGCACTCGGCAAGGTATATCCACTGGCGCACCATGTCGCAAGTTCAGCCCACCTATTTAGGAATGTGAAGCATAAATTCCACTGTGGTGGTCTTGCTAAGATGGGTTCAAAAGCTGCGAGAGCCTACACAATCGGTGATTTCGAGTACTGgtggaaagaaagagaggatcGCAAGTCAGCTTGTGCGGCTTATCTTAGAGACATTGGTCTATTGCATTGGACACTATCACACTTCTCTGGTAATCGGTACAATGTAATGAGTAGCAACATCTCTGAGTCCCTAAAGGCAGCAATGGTTAGGGCGGTGGATTATCCTATCGTGTCGATGGTAGAATTTATTAGGGCTATGTTGATGCAGTGGTTTCACTGTAGGAGGACAAAAGCTTGTCAAACGAAAACCAAATGTACACCAGAAATAGAGGACATGTTGATAGACCACTTAGAAGAATCGGTGGATTGTGCTGTCTTTTCTGCCAGTGAATGGATATACCAAGTTAACGATGGAATTGGGTGTACATTCACTGTCGATTTGGAGAATAAAACATGTACGTGCAGGGTGTTTGACATCCTCAAGATCCCCTGTTGCCACGCTTTGGCAGCCTCACAAGTGCAGGGAGTAGATAAGTACTCACTGGTCAATGCTAGTTACTTTGTTGGTCCTTGGTTGAGTAAGTACAAGGGTATAATCATGCCAGTCCCAAATGAGAAAGACACTGACATCCTAGAAACATGTACAGAGGTTGATGTGAACCCACCAAACACAAAGCGAGCTGGTGGTAGACCACGTAAAAGAAGGATCCCATCTTAG